The nucleotide sequence ACCGCGATTGACCTGAACCGAGGTCCCATCAACGAACCACTTCACGAGTGAATCGAACATGAGCGCCAACGTTGACCTGAACAATCGCCCGGACTACGACCAGGTCCTGCAGGACATTGCCGATTACGTCCTCAATTTCCGGATCCAGTCTGCGCAAGCCCTGGACACCGCCCGCAACTGCCTGATGGACACCCTGGGCTGCGGCCTGCTGGCCTTGCGTTTTCCCGAGTGCACCAAGCACCTGGGGCCGTTGGTCGAGGGCACGCTGGTGCCCCACGGCGCGCGCGTGCCGGGCACCTCGTTTCGCCTCGACCCGGTCAAGGCGGCGTGGGACATCGGCTGCATCGTGCGCTGGCTCGACTACAACGACACCTGGCTTGCGGCCGAGTGGGGTCATCCGTCGGATAATCTCGGCGGGATTCTCGCGGTCGCCGACCACCTGTCGCAAAAACGCCAGGCCAATGGCGAAGCCCCGCTGACCATGCGCGCGGTGCTCGAAGCGATGATCATGGCCCACGAGATCCAGGGCGTTATCGCGCTGGAAAACTCCTTCAACCGGGTAGGCCTCGACCACGTCATCCTGGTCAAGGTTGCCTCGACGGCGGTCACCGCCAAGCTGATGGGGGCCAATCGCGAGCAGCTGTTGTCTGCGCTGTCCCATGCCTTCGCGGACGGGCAGGCGTTGCGCACCTATCGCCATGCACCGAACGCCGGCTCGCGCAAATCCTGGGCGGCGGGTGATGCCTCCAGCCGCGGCGTGCGCCTGGCGGATATCGCCCTGCGCGGCGAGATGGGCATTCCCGGCGTGCTGGGCGCGCGGCAGTGGGGCTTCTACGACGTGCTGTTCAGCCACACCAACAGCAACCTGGCGCTCAAGCCCGAGGACAAGCGTGCATTCAGCCTGTCCCGGCCCTACGGCAGCTACGTGATGGAAAACGTGTTGTTCAAGATCAGCTTCCCGGCGGAGTTTCATGCGCAGACCGCCTGCGAAGCCGCCGTGACCCTGCACCCGCAGGTGCGCAATCGCCTGCACGAAATCGACCGGATCGTCATCACCACCCACGAGTCGGCGATTCGCATCATTTCCAAGGTCGGCCCGCTGGCCAACGCGGCGGATCGCGATCACTGCATCCAGTACATGACCGCCGTGCCGCTGGCGTTTGGCAACCTGGTGGCCGAGCAATACGAAGACGATTTCCACAAGGCGCACCCGATCATCGACGTGCTGCGCGAGAGAATGGTCATAGTCGAAGAGCCGCGCTACACCCGCGAATACCTGGAAGCCGACAAGCGCTCCATCGCCAATGCCGTGCAGGTGTTCTTCAAGGACGGTACTAGCACTGAAAATGTGGTGGTGGAGTACCCGATCGGCCATCGCCGCCGGCGTGCCGAGGGCATTCCATTGCTGGAGGACAAGTTCCGGGCGAACCTGGCGACCCGGTTTGCCGGGCAGCGTTGCGAGGAGATTTTTGCGTTGTGCAAGGACCAGGTGCGGCTTGAGCTGACGCCGGTCAATCGGTTTGTGGATTTGTTTGTTATCTAGGAGATCGCGTTATCGTTCATCGCGAGCAGGCTCGCTCCCACACCGGATTTGCAGTGTTCACCAATCCACTGTGGGAGCGAGCCTGCTCGCGATGGCGGCCAAACAGGCGCTACAAAACTACTTGAACCGCCGCTCCACCCCTT is from Pseudomonas sp. MYb118 and encodes:
- the prpD gene encoding 2-methylcitrate dehydratase; this encodes MSANVDLNNRPDYDQVLQDIADYVLNFRIQSAQALDTARNCLMDTLGCGLLALRFPECTKHLGPLVEGTLVPHGARVPGTSFRLDPVKAAWDIGCIVRWLDYNDTWLAAEWGHPSDNLGGILAVADHLSQKRQANGEAPLTMRAVLEAMIMAHEIQGVIALENSFNRVGLDHVILVKVASTAVTAKLMGANREQLLSALSHAFADGQALRTYRHAPNAGSRKSWAAGDASSRGVRLADIALRGEMGIPGVLGARQWGFYDVLFSHTNSNLALKPEDKRAFSLSRPYGSYVMENVLFKISFPAEFHAQTACEAAVTLHPQVRNRLHEIDRIVITTHESAIRIISKVGPLANAADRDHCIQYMTAVPLAFGNLVAEQYEDDFHKAHPIIDVLRERMVIVEEPRYTREYLEADKRSIANAVQVFFKDGTSTENVVVEYPIGHRRRRAEGIPLLEDKFRANLATRFAGQRCEEIFALCKDQVRLELTPVNRFVDLFVI